The following are encoded together in the Halopseudomonas salegens genome:
- a CDS encoding sulfite exporter TauE/SafE family protein yields MITDPLFYLCAIPAVLLYGIAKGGFGGNIAILSVPLMALVASPIVAAAILLPILCVMDLVALRTFRGRWHRENLRIILPSALVGVIIGGLTFQLLNEAHIQLLIGVIAITFTLNIWLRRQVQAQRGPDILRGGFWGAVAGFTSFGIHAGGPPINIYLLPQRLDKTILMGTIAVFFTVVNLAKVPAYIFLGLFSPANLWTSLVLLPLAPIGVRMGFWLLQRSNEKLIYQLCYIFLFVTGWKLLYDGWIGLSGG; encoded by the coding sequence ATGATAACCGATCCACTGTTTTATCTCTGCGCGATTCCTGCTGTGTTGTTGTATGGCATCGCCAAGGGTGGCTTCGGTGGCAACATTGCCATTCTGTCAGTGCCCCTGATGGCCCTGGTTGCATCCCCGATTGTTGCAGCGGCTATCTTGCTGCCGATTCTCTGTGTCATGGACCTGGTCGCGCTGCGCACCTTTCGTGGACGCTGGCACCGGGAAAACCTGCGTATCATTCTTCCCTCGGCACTGGTCGGGGTGATCATTGGAGGGCTTACCTTCCAATTGTTGAATGAGGCGCACATCCAGTTGCTGATCGGGGTCATAGCCATTACCTTCACCCTCAACATCTGGTTGCGACGCCAGGTGCAGGCCCAGCGCGGTCCGGATATCCTGCGCGGAGGCTTCTGGGGCGCGGTTGCCGGTTTCACCAGTTTCGGCATACATGCCGGCGGGCCGCCGATCAACATTTACCTGCTGCCCCAGCGGCTGGACAAGACAATTCTCATGGGCACCATCGCGGTGTTTTTTACCGTAGTCAATCTGGCCAAGGTGCCGGCCTATATTTTTCTGGGGCTTTTCTCACCGGCTAATCTGTGGACTTCCCTTGTATTGCTACCCCTGGCTCCCATCGGCGTGCGCATGGGGTTCTGGTTGCTGCAGCGGAGCAACGAAAAGCTGATTTATCAGCTCTGCTATATATTCCTTTTTGTCACTGGCTGGAAGTTGCTTTACGACGGCTGGATCGGTTTGTCGGGTGGCTGA
- a CDS encoding YheU family protein yields the protein MLIPYQMLEADTLQRLLEDFASRDGTDNGHADQLSSRVVQLRRQLERKQVVIVFHPDTAETSLAARHEVPSEWLQALKYSNET from the coding sequence ATGCTGATTCCCTATCAGATGCTCGAAGCAGACACCCTGCAACGCCTGCTGGAAGACTTTGCCAGCCGTGATGGAACCGACAACGGCCATGCCGATCAGCTGAGCAGCCGAGTAGTCCAGCTACGCCGACAGCTGGAGCGCAAACAGGTGGTTATCGTGTTTCATCCGGATACGGCCGAGACCAGCCTGGCCGCCCGCCATGAGGTACCTTCGGAATGGTTGCAAGCACTGAAGTACAGCAACGAAACCTGA
- the pomA gene encoding flagellar motor protein PomA, with product MDLATLIGLIGALAIIALAIILGASSEVFLSVPSLLIVGGGSLFVVLAKFSINQFIGAIKVAGRAFSFRLPDTEDSINELVELAGIARKQGLLALEDQEINSKFLQNGMQLLIDGHPQETVKAILEKERLLTLDRNRWGAKIFSAMGDVAPAMGMIGTLIGLVQMLSNMDDPKSIGPAMAVALLTTLYGAMLATMIFIPIADKLTLRMTEESRMQALWIDALLAIQEGTNPRVIEQLLSSYLPPSKRDKEADPAEPV from the coding sequence GTGGACTTAGCGACACTGATCGGACTTATTGGCGCACTTGCCATCATTGCGTTGGCAATTATTCTGGGTGCATCCAGCGAAGTATTTCTCAGCGTACCATCACTGTTGATCGTTGGTGGTGGGAGCCTGTTTGTCGTACTGGCCAAGTTCAGCATCAATCAGTTTATTGGTGCCATAAAAGTCGCTGGCCGTGCTTTTTCCTTTCGCCTGCCCGACACCGAAGACAGCATCAACGAGTTGGTCGAACTCGCAGGTATTGCCCGCAAGCAGGGGCTGCTGGCTCTCGAAGATCAGGAAATCAACTCCAAGTTTCTGCAAAACGGTATGCAGCTATTGATCGACGGCCATCCTCAAGAGACCGTCAAGGCCATTCTGGAAAAGGAACGCCTGCTGACACTGGATCGCAACCGTTGGGGAGCCAAGATTTTTTCTGCCATGGGCGATGTGGCGCCAGCCATGGGCATGATCGGCACCCTGATCGGCCTGGTGCAAATGCTGTCGAACATGGACGACCCCAAATCCATTGGCCCGGCCATGGCTGTCGCCCTACTGACGACGCTCTATGGCGCGATGTTGGCAACCATGATTTTCATTCCCATTGCCGACAAGCTTACCCTGCGCATGACCGAAGAATCGCGTATGCAAGCACTATGGATTGATGCTCTACTAGCCATTCAGGAAGGTACCAACCCCCGCGTCATCGAGCAGTTGCTGAGCAGCTATCTGCCGCCTTCCAAGCGCGACAAGGAAGCAGATCCAG
- the mnmC gene encoding bifunctional tRNA (5-methylaminomethyl-2-thiouridine)(34)-methyltransferase MnmD/FAD-dependent 5-carboxymethylaminomethyl-2-thiouridine(34) oxidoreductase MnmC, with protein sequence MTVPANSANIDWTRDGHPFSRQFDDVYFSRESGVEETRHVFLQCNRLSERWAGLSSGAHFTIGETGFGTGLNFLCAWQLWQQTAPSNAHLHFISCEKYPLTSADLSRALQLWPELAEFSRQLLAQYQVVSPGWQHFSFSSGRVTLTLLIGDVLATLPQLDAGKGIDAWFLDGFAPARNPDMWQPALYQQLVRLASPGCTLATFTSVGDVRRGLQAAGFAMHKTRGFGHKRDMLCGELRASPTPEWQPPWYGRPTSTNGPTDKTAIVIGAGLAGCATAHALALRGWQVSLIDRHNDLAAEASGNPQGILYCKLSAHDTALSRFILSAYSYSLRLLQSRLPVGETNWQPCGVLQLPGTAKEQQRQAALAASSLPDDLLQAVNSETASQLAGIPLDRGGLWFPAAGWVNPPALCRRLVEHPNISVLLHTEALTLQSGTDGWQVLNNHDSCVASAAHVVLCTAADTRQFIQTRHLPLKAIRGQISHLPATEESQALRTVLCADGYISPARLGEHHLGASFRFDRMDTEPSAEETLSNLDLLDSLAPALSNFWPQARTHSANLKARASLRCTSPDYLPLVGPVADAGQLLYRYAELGKDASKQPTAPAPWLNGLWVNCAHGSRGLISTPLSGEIIAAYLSGEPAPLPDDLLRALHPNRFVLRNLIRGKHQPPDKPIQPS encoded by the coding sequence GTGACAGTGCCCGCCAATTCCGCCAATATCGACTGGACCCGTGATGGTCATCCATTCTCACGTCAGTTTGATGATGTGTATTTTTCCCGCGAGTCAGGTGTGGAGGAAACCCGCCATGTATTTCTGCAATGCAATCGATTGAGCGAACGCTGGGCCGGGTTATCTTCAGGCGCACATTTCACGATTGGCGAAACCGGCTTTGGGACCGGCCTCAACTTTCTCTGCGCCTGGCAGCTTTGGCAGCAGACGGCCCCGAGCAACGCCCACCTGCACTTTATCAGCTGTGAAAAATACCCACTGACCTCGGCCGACCTGTCGCGCGCCCTGCAACTCTGGCCCGAACTGGCCGAATTCAGTCGACAGCTGCTTGCGCAATACCAGGTCGTCAGCCCGGGCTGGCAACACTTCAGCTTTTCCTCGGGCCGTGTAACCCTGACGTTATTGATCGGCGATGTACTTGCCACCTTGCCGCAACTGGATGCCGGCAAGGGTATTGATGCCTGGTTTCTGGATGGCTTTGCGCCGGCCAGGAATCCGGACATGTGGCAACCTGCGCTCTACCAACAACTCGTGCGCCTGGCGTCACCCGGCTGCACCCTGGCCACCTTTACCAGTGTTGGTGACGTACGCCGCGGTTTGCAGGCTGCCGGTTTTGCCATGCACAAAACCCGTGGTTTTGGTCACAAGCGGGATATGCTCTGCGGTGAACTACGCGCGTCACCGACACCTGAATGGCAGCCGCCCTGGTATGGCCGCCCCACCTCAACCAATGGTCCGACAGATAAAACCGCCATTGTCATTGGTGCTGGCCTGGCTGGCTGCGCCACTGCCCATGCCCTGGCTTTGCGTGGCTGGCAGGTCAGCCTGATTGATCGTCACAATGACCTGGCCGCTGAAGCTTCGGGCAACCCGCAAGGCATTCTTTATTGCAAACTCTCGGCCCACGACACGGCCCTGTCCCGCTTTATTCTCAGTGCCTACAGTTATAGCCTGCGGCTACTGCAGTCTCGGTTACCTGTTGGGGAAACCAACTGGCAACCCTGCGGCGTGCTGCAACTTCCAGGCACGGCAAAAGAGCAACAACGCCAGGCTGCATTGGCCGCCAGCAGCCTGCCCGACGATTTACTGCAAGCCGTGAATAGTGAGACTGCCAGTCAACTCGCCGGCATCCCGCTTGATCGTGGCGGGCTATGGTTTCCAGCTGCCGGATGGGTCAATCCACCGGCACTCTGCCGGCGCCTAGTCGAACACCCGAACATATCTGTGCTATTGCACACCGAGGCGCTCACTCTGCAATCAGGGACTGATGGCTGGCAGGTACTGAATAACCATGACAGTTGTGTAGCCAGCGCTGCGCATGTTGTTCTCTGCACCGCGGCGGATACCCGCCAATTCATCCAGACCCGACATTTGCCACTCAAGGCCATTCGCGGCCAGATCAGCCACTTGCCCGCTACTGAAGAAAGCCAGGCATTACGCACAGTGCTGTGTGCCGATGGGTATATTTCACCGGCACGCCTTGGTGAGCATCACCTGGGGGCCAGTTTTCGCTTTGATCGCATGGACACCGAGCCCAGCGCAGAAGAGACCCTGAGCAATCTGGACCTGCTCGACAGTCTGGCCCCGGCCTTGAGCAACTTCTGGCCGCAGGCACGCACACACAGTGCCAACCTCAAGGCGCGTGCATCACTGCGTTGCACCTCGCCGGATTACCTGCCCTTGGTTGGGCCGGTAGCCGACGCCGGGCAGCTGCTCTACCGCTATGCCGAGCTGGGCAAAGATGCGTCAAAACAGCCGACCGCACCAGCACCCTGGTTGAACGGCCTCTGGGTCAATTGTGCCCATGGTTCGCGGGGCCTGATCAGTACGCCGTTGAGCGGTGAAATCATTGCGGCCTACCTCAGCGGCGAGCCGGCCCCGCTACCCGATGACCTGCTCAGAGCGCTGCATCCGAATCGTTTTGTGCTGCGCAACCTGATCCGCGGCAAGCATCAGCCACCCGACAAACCGATCCAGCCGTCGTAA